The following proteins come from a genomic window of Brevibacillus antibioticus:
- a CDS encoding ABC transporter permease, with amino-acid sequence MDWGLILSNLFHDTIVFSTALIFAALGGLYSERSGVVNIALEGMMIIGAFTGAVMTFAFQDSLGAWAPWVGFIAAGIAGSIFALPHAVASVTFKADQTVSGVALNFLAAGLSIYLTKIIFDGAGQTPTLNSVFNKFSIPGLSEIPYIGHAIFEAYPTSFLAFIAVFVTWYVVFKTPFGLRLRSVGEHPRAADTVGINVKRMRYTAVMISGMLAALGGATISLTTTSNFSHNTVSGQGFIAIAALIFGKWHPMGAMGAALFFGVAQAIKSLVQIFGLTNYIPTEFIFMLPYVLTILVMAGLVGRSSAPAALGKPYDTGSR; translated from the coding sequence ATGGATTGGGGATTAATTCTTAGCAACCTCTTTCATGATACCATCGTGTTTTCCACTGCCTTGATTTTTGCCGCATTGGGTGGATTGTACTCCGAGCGTTCTGGTGTCGTGAACATTGCGCTAGAAGGTATGATGATTATCGGTGCTTTTACCGGTGCCGTAATGACCTTTGCTTTCCAAGATTCACTGGGTGCCTGGGCACCGTGGGTCGGATTTATTGCGGCAGGGATTGCCGGTTCTATTTTTGCACTCCCGCATGCCGTTGCTTCGGTTACATTTAAAGCGGACCAGACCGTCAGTGGTGTGGCCCTGAACTTCTTGGCAGCTGGACTTTCCATCTACCTGACCAAAATTATTTTTGACGGAGCAGGTCAGACACCGACATTGAACTCAGTGTTTAACAAATTCAGTATTCCTGGGTTGAGTGAAATACCGTATATCGGACATGCCATTTTTGAGGCGTATCCAACTAGCTTTTTGGCTTTCATTGCTGTTTTCGTGACGTGGTATGTCGTATTTAAGACACCATTCGGATTGCGCTTGCGTTCTGTTGGTGAGCATCCACGTGCTGCTGATACAGTAGGGATCAATGTGAAGAGAATGCGCTACACGGCTGTTATGATCAGTGGTATGCTGGCTGCATTGGGTGGAGCTACCATTTCTTTGACGACAACCAGTAACTTTTCCCATAACACGGTTTCTGGACAAGGGTTTATCGCGATTGCGGCCTTGATCTTTGGTAAATGGCATCCAATGGGTGCGATGGGAGCAGCATTGTTCTTTGGTGTCGCTCAAGCGATCAAGTCTTTGGTGCAAATCTTTGGATTGACCAATTACATTCCTACTGAATTTATCTTCATGCTTCCGTACGTACTGACGATTCTCGTGATGGCTGGTCTGGTAGGACGATCCAGTGCTCCAGCGGCCCTCGGCAAACCTTACGATACGGGATCGCGTTAA
- a CDS encoding BMP family lipoprotein codes for MKKVLSVLSVATLSLSLVLAGCGSKPEAQPQGQTGSSGGAPAAKAIKVGMVTDVGGVNDNSFNQSAWEGLQKLQTDMNLPKENVKYLQSKSDADYVPNLTQFVKDGWDLTWGIGFLMGDHLKKVADENKNAKLAIIDAEVDAPNVTSVLFKEHEGSFLAGVVAAKMTKTKKVGFVGGVDIPVIKRFDLGFEAGVKAVDPSIQVVKVYTGAFDKPDMGKSTASSMYGQGVDIIFHASGGTGDGVFNEAKDRKAKGENVWVIGVDKDQSLTFGDEVTLTSMVKRVDEAVIRVSKDLSEDKFKGGVQWLGLAENGVGLADTSTKNVPEDVLKLVEEYKQKIVKGEITVPDK; via the coding sequence ATGAAGAAAGTTCTATCCGTGCTTTCTGTGGCAACACTCAGCCTGTCGCTCGTTCTCGCTGGGTGCGGAAGCAAACCAGAAGCACAGCCTCAAGGCCAAACTGGTAGCAGTGGAGGCGCTCCAGCCGCTAAAGCTATCAAAGTAGGTATGGTTACAGACGTTGGCGGTGTAAACGACAACTCCTTTAACCAGAGTGCTTGGGAAGGGCTGCAAAAACTCCAAACCGATATGAATCTCCCGAAAGAAAACGTAAAGTATCTGCAATCAAAATCAGATGCTGACTATGTACCAAACCTGACTCAATTTGTAAAAGACGGTTGGGATCTGACTTGGGGTATCGGCTTCCTGATGGGTGACCACCTGAAAAAAGTAGCAGATGAAAACAAAAATGCAAAATTGGCGATCATCGACGCTGAAGTAGATGCTCCAAACGTAACATCTGTTCTCTTTAAAGAGCATGAAGGCTCCTTCCTTGCTGGGGTAGTTGCAGCAAAGATGACCAAAACGAAGAAGGTTGGATTCGTGGGTGGCGTTGACATCCCGGTAATCAAACGTTTTGATCTTGGTTTCGAAGCGGGCGTAAAAGCTGTAGATCCAAGCATTCAAGTAGTGAAAGTTTACACGGGTGCTTTTGACAAACCAGACATGGGTAAATCTACTGCTTCCTCCATGTACGGTCAAGGTGTGGACATCATCTTCCACGCTTCCGGCGGTACAGGCGACGGTGTATTCAACGAAGCAAAAGATCGTAAAGCTAAAGGCGAGAACGTATGGGTAATCGGTGTTGACAAAGACCAATCCCTGACTTTCGGCGACGAAGTCACGTTGACTTCCATGGTAAAACGTGTTGACGAAGCAGTTATTCGTGTATCGAAAGACCTGTCTGAGGATAAATTCAAAGGCGGAGTACAATGGCTCGGACTGGCTGAAAACGGTGTAGGTCTGGCGGACACTTCCACGAAGAACGTTCCTGAAGACGTACTGAAGCTCGTTGAAGAATACAAGCAAAAAATCGTTAAAGGCGAAATCACAGTTCCTGATAAGTAA
- a CDS encoding ABC transporter ATP-binding protein: protein MNSVKKVVEMRGITKRFPGIVANDSITLSVGKGEIHALLGENGAGKSTLMNILFGLYQPDEGEILINEKVVQITSPKIANELGIGMVHQHFMLVETFTVTENIVLGNEPKNGLKIDIQSAEKAVEKLSNQYGLKVDPRAKIQDISVGMQQRVEILKTLYRGADILIFDEPTAVLTPQEIHELIEIMHNLVKEGKTIILITHKLKEIMAVCDAVTIIRRGKVIDSVLVKDTNPDDLAAKMVGREVSFHVDKTEAKPKETILAVEQLTAMGNRGVNALNNLSLEVRSGEILGIAGVDGNGQSELIEVLTGLRKATSGRVLLNGKEITNQSPRNISESGLSHIPEDRHKRGLVLDFTMSENMVLETYFHPTFCKNGFLNYGAIDKHAAKLIEEFDVRTPSIYTPARALSGGNQQKAIIAREVDKNPDLLIAAQPTRGLDVGAIEFIHRRLIDQRDQGKAVLLLSLELDEVINVSDRIAVIYEGAIVGIVDAKSTTEQELGLMMSGGKVMQGGGNDE from the coding sequence ATGAACTCGGTAAAAAAAGTGGTTGAAATGAGAGGGATCACAAAACGGTTCCCAGGCATTGTTGCGAATGACAGTATTACACTGTCTGTAGGTAAAGGTGAAATTCATGCGCTACTCGGAGAGAATGGCGCGGGCAAGTCAACACTCATGAATATCTTGTTTGGTCTATATCAGCCGGATGAAGGCGAAATTCTGATTAACGAGAAAGTTGTACAGATCACAAGTCCAAAGATTGCAAACGAACTTGGTATCGGAATGGTTCACCAACATTTTATGCTCGTAGAAACATTTACAGTCACGGAAAACATTGTGCTAGGAAATGAACCGAAAAACGGGTTGAAGATAGATATTCAAAGCGCTGAGAAAGCGGTAGAAAAACTGTCGAATCAATACGGGCTCAAAGTTGATCCGAGAGCAAAAATTCAGGATATCTCAGTAGGGATGCAGCAGCGTGTAGAGATTTTGAAAACGCTTTATCGCGGTGCCGACATCTTGATTTTTGATGAGCCTACGGCTGTATTGACGCCGCAGGAAATCCATGAACTTATCGAGATCATGCATAACTTGGTAAAAGAAGGTAAGACGATTATCCTGATCACACACAAGCTGAAAGAAATTATGGCTGTATGTGACGCAGTTACGATCATTCGTCGAGGAAAAGTTATTGACTCCGTATTGGTAAAAGATACGAATCCAGACGATTTGGCTGCGAAAATGGTTGGTCGTGAAGTGAGCTTCCATGTCGATAAAACGGAAGCAAAACCAAAAGAAACGATCTTGGCCGTAGAGCAATTGACTGCGATGGGCAATCGTGGTGTGAATGCGCTGAACAATCTTAGCTTAGAAGTTCGCTCCGGTGAAATTCTCGGAATTGCAGGAGTCGATGGAAATGGCCAAAGTGAACTGATTGAAGTATTAACTGGTTTACGTAAAGCAACAAGTGGGCGTGTCCTTCTTAATGGCAAAGAAATTACGAACCAAAGTCCGCGCAACATCTCGGAATCAGGACTGTCGCACATTCCTGAAGACAGACATAAACGAGGGTTGGTTCTTGATTTCACCATGAGTGAAAATATGGTATTGGAAACGTACTTCCATCCAACGTTTTGCAAAAACGGTTTTCTTAATTATGGCGCCATTGACAAGCATGCGGCCAAGCTCATCGAAGAATTCGACGTTCGGACTCCGAGCATTTACACGCCAGCACGAGCGCTCTCGGGGGGAAACCAACAGAAGGCAATTATTGCCCGCGAAGTGGACAAGAACCCGGATTTGCTGATTGCGGCTCAGCCTACTCGTGGCTTGGATGTAGGGGCTATCGAATTTATTCATCGCAGACTGATTGATCAACGCGATCAAGGAAAAGCAGTTCTCTTGCTTTCCTTGGAGCTGGATGAGGTTATCAATGTGTCCGACCGGATCGCAGTTATTTATGAGGGAGCCATTGTGGGGATTGTTGATGCAAAATCGACAACGGAGCAAGAACTCGGCTTAATGATGTCCGGCGGAAAAGTAATGCAAGGAGGGGGAAACGATGAATAG
- a CDS encoding GntR family transcriptional regulator, with protein MSIKGNVRSLFLLVMDKIKSDIETGLLRPGERLPSEAELSKQLGVSRATLREALRLLEEEKIVIRRHGVGTFINSKPVFSGGIGELFSVTDAIERQGYTAGTLILKTSFGESAEEERKRLALNPGEGVLIVERIRTADGEPVVYCVDRIPAYLVPGGYAASGESIFKWLESVTGVRIAYAVADIEPMGYNEKVSNLLHCDKSAPMLLLKQIHYDESEKPVLYSHNYFRADKIHFHVVRRRL; from the coding sequence ATGAGCATCAAAGGGAATGTTCGATCACTGTTTCTCTTGGTAATGGACAAGATCAAGAGTGATATCGAAACCGGACTTCTTCGTCCTGGTGAGCGCCTCCCTTCTGAAGCCGAACTATCTAAACAGCTTGGTGTAAGCAGGGCGACGCTTCGCGAGGCACTCCGACTTCTTGAGGAAGAGAAGATTGTCATTCGTAGACACGGTGTAGGTACCTTTATTAATTCTAAGCCTGTTTTTTCAGGCGGGATTGGGGAACTCTTTAGTGTGACGGATGCAATTGAGCGTCAAGGATATACGGCAGGAACCTTGATCCTGAAAACATCCTTTGGCGAATCCGCAGAAGAAGAGAGGAAGCGGCTGGCCTTAAATCCGGGTGAAGGCGTTCTCATAGTAGAGCGAATTCGAACGGCTGACGGTGAGCCTGTGGTTTATTGTGTAGACCGCATTCCTGCATATCTGGTGCCCGGGGGCTATGCGGCAAGTGGAGAGTCTATCTTCAAATGGCTGGAGAGCGTAACAGGGGTAAGGATCGCATACGCAGTAGCAGATATTGAACCCATGGGCTACAATGAAAAGGTTTCCAACCTGCTGCATTGCGATAAATCTGCTCCCATGCTCTTGCTCAAACAGATTCATTACGACGAAAGTGAAAAGCCAGTACTATACTCCCATAATTACTTCAGGGCTGACAAAATTCACTTTCATGTCGTACGGAGACGGTTGTAA
- a CDS encoding ABC transporter permease yields the protein MNRVIAVFTKESFLVPAVAIILGLLTGAIAMLAGGFNPIDAYVALIKKVFGNAYNFGETIRQITPLIFTGLAVAFAFRTGLFNIGAEGQFIVGMIASTVVGVSFDLPAIIHAPLAILAGAVAGGLWGAIAGYLKAARGVNEVITSIMLNWVALYFANWIMNAFFIPAGKQTSEEVKDSAIITIGWLAEMFDNARLHWGTLIAVLAAIFFYIILWKTKSGFELRSVGLNPHASEYAGMNVNRNVVKAMFIGGMFAGIGGATEILGVFHYQAIMTQHTGYGFDGIAVALIGGNTPFGVILAAILFGVLTFGASGMQFSAGVPFELIRVVIASVIFFVAAHGIVKMFIKPILLKKKEGGN from the coding sequence ATGAATAGAGTTATTGCAGTCTTCACGAAAGAATCGTTTCTCGTTCCTGCCGTTGCGATCATTCTTGGTCTTTTGACCGGAGCAATCGCAATGCTGGCAGGTGGATTTAATCCAATCGATGCCTATGTGGCTTTGATTAAAAAAGTATTTGGAAACGCGTATAACTTTGGTGAAACGATTCGCCAAATTACGCCTTTGATCTTTACAGGTTTGGCTGTAGCGTTTGCTTTCCGTACAGGTCTCTTTAACATCGGGGCAGAAGGTCAATTTATCGTAGGGATGATTGCTTCTACTGTCGTAGGTGTTTCTTTTGACCTTCCAGCTATCATTCATGCTCCGCTTGCTATCTTAGCAGGTGCTGTAGCAGGTGGTTTGTGGGGTGCCATTGCCGGTTATTTGAAAGCAGCACGTGGTGTCAATGAGGTTATTACCAGCATCATGTTGAACTGGGTAGCTCTTTACTTTGCAAACTGGATCATGAATGCCTTCTTTATTCCAGCAGGCAAACAAACATCTGAAGAAGTAAAGGATTCTGCGATCATTACTATTGGCTGGCTCGCTGAAATGTTTGACAATGCTCGTTTGCACTGGGGTACACTGATTGCCGTACTCGCAGCTATTTTCTTCTATATCATCCTTTGGAAAACAAAATCTGGTTTTGAATTGCGTTCCGTTGGCTTGAACCCGCATGCTTCTGAGTATGCTGGTATGAACGTGAATCGTAATGTTGTAAAGGCCATGTTCATTGGTGGTATGTTTGCAGGGATTGGTGGAGCTACTGAGATTTTGGGCGTTTTCCACTATCAAGCGATTATGACGCAGCATACGGGCTATGGATTCGATGGAATCGCAGTAGCATTGATTGGCGGAAATACTCCATTCGGGGTTATCCTTGCTGCCATATTGTTTGGGGTTCTTACATTCGGTGCGAGCGGTATGCAGTTTAGTGCGGGTGTACCGTTTGAGTTGATTCGTGTCGTGATTGCTTCTGTTATTTTCTTCGTTGCCGCACATGGCATCGTGAAAATGTTTATTAAACCGATCTTGCTGAAGAAAAAGGAAGGTGGAAACTGA